Proteins found in one Chlamydia sp. 04-14 genomic segment:
- a CDS encoding enoyl-[acyl-carrier-protein] reductase, which yields MLKIDLTGKVAFIAGIGDDQGYGWGIAKILAEAGATIIVGTWVPIYKIFSQSWDLGKFNESRKLSDGSLLEIKKIYPMDASFDKPEDVPQDVAENKRYKGISGYTVSEVVEKVTKDFGHIDILIHSLANSPEISKPLLETSRKGYLAALSTSSYSLVSLLAHFGPIMNSGGSSISLTYLASSRAVPGYGGGMSAAKAALESDTKMLAWEAGRKWGVRVNTISAGPLASRAGKAIGFIEQMVDYYLDWTPIPEPMTTEQVGAAAAFLVSPLASAITGETLYVDHGANIMGVGPEMLPKDS from the coding sequence ATGTTAAAGATCGATTTAACTGGCAAAGTAGCTTTTATAGCGGGCATTGGCGACGATCAGGGCTATGGCTGGGGAATCGCTAAAATATTAGCAGAAGCTGGAGCTACTATCATTGTAGGAACTTGGGTACCTATTTATAAAATCTTCTCCCAATCCTGGGATTTGGGAAAGTTTAATGAATCAAGAAAATTGTCTGACGGAAGCCTCCTAGAAATTAAAAAAATCTATCCCATGGATGCAAGTTTCGATAAACCTGAAGATGTTCCTCAAGATGTTGCAGAAAACAAACGCTACAAAGGGATTTCAGGGTATACCGTTTCTGAGGTTGTTGAAAAGGTAACGAAGGATTTCGGTCATATTGATATTTTAATCCATTCTCTAGCTAATAGTCCGGAAATTTCTAAACCGCTTTTAGAAACATCACGTAAAGGCTATCTAGCAGCTTTAAGCACTTCGAGTTATTCTCTAGTTAGCTTATTAGCTCACTTCGGACCTATTATGAACTCTGGCGGCAGCAGTATCTCCTTAACTTATTTAGCTTCCTCACGTGCTGTACCCGGCTATGGAGGCGGTATGAGCGCAGCAAAAGCCGCATTAGAAAGTGATACCAAAATGCTCGCTTGGGAAGCAGGAAGAAAATGGGGAGTGCGTGTAAATACTATTTCTGCAGGTCCTCTAGCAAGCCGTGCGGGCAAAGCTATCGGATTTATCGAACAAATGGTCGATTATTACTTAGATTGGACTCCAATCCCCGAGCCTATGACAACAGAACAAGTCGGAGCTGCTGCTGCATTTCTAGTTTCTCCGCTAGCTAGTGCAATTACCGGAGAAACTCTCTATGTAGATCACGGAGCAAATATCATGGGAGTTGGCCCTGAAATGCTTCCTAAGGATTCTTAA
- a CDS encoding HAD family hydrolase: MDRLLITDIDGTITHLPHHLDPEIIKNLHCLHHSGWKIFFLTGRYFSYANQLFKDLAVPYLLGCQNGACVWSSEENKFLYFQDIPNEILHTLEMCVEDSDVIFSIESGAMNHDRYYRFTSCPSEKELLRHLDPVYFPSAKDRERLVESKKLSRDYPHEMFAVAKIFGKKDEVEKIQERIHKSKELVENLTITFMRWPFDFDYSILFMTDKSVSKGYAVDRIVDLLYEGQKPFIMASGDDANDIDLIERGDFKIVMNSAPKHMHGIADFLASPAKDLGILPAWEAGVEMYQSIKNP; this comes from the coding sequence ATGGATAGATTACTGATTACAGATATAGATGGTACAATTACGCATCTTCCGCATCATTTGGATCCTGAAATTATTAAGAATTTACATTGCCTTCATCATTCTGGATGGAAAATATTTTTTCTCACTGGAAGATATTTTTCTTATGCGAATCAATTATTCAAAGACCTTGCAGTTCCCTATTTATTAGGATGTCAAAATGGTGCTTGTGTTTGGTCGTCTGAGGAGAATAAGTTTCTTTATTTTCAGGATATCCCTAATGAGATTTTACATACATTAGAGATGTGTGTGGAAGATAGTGATGTGATCTTTTCCATAGAATCCGGAGCCATGAACCATGATCGATATTATCGATTTACGTCCTGTCCTAGTGAAAAAGAGCTCTTACGCCATTTAGATCCTGTATATTTCCCCTCTGCAAAAGATAGAGAAAGGCTAGTAGAGAGTAAAAAGCTCTCTAGAGATTATCCTCATGAAATGTTTGCTGTTGCAAAAATTTTTGGTAAAAAAGATGAAGTGGAAAAGATACAAGAAAGAATTCACAAGTCTAAAGAGTTGGTAGAGAATTTGACTATCACATTCATGCGATGGCCTTTTGATTTTGATTACTCTATCTTATTCATGACAGACAAATCTGTATCTAAAGGTTACGCCGTTGATCGTATTGTCGATTTGCTCTACGAAGGTCAAAAACCTTTCATTATGGCTTCTGGCGACGATGCTAACGATATTGATTTAATTGAGCGTGGAGATTTTAAGATCGTGATGAATTCTGCTCCAAAACATATGCATGGCATAGCGGATTTTCTTGCCTCCCCAGCGAAAGATTTAGGAATTCTTCCAGCATGGGAGGCGGGTGTAGAAATGTATCAGAGTATTAAGAATCCTTAG